A genomic stretch from Acetobacter ascendens includes:
- the trmD gene encoding tRNA (guanosine(37)-N1)-methyltransferase TrmD: MNWQATVLTLFPEMFPGPLGLSLAGRALEKGLWTCRTEDLRQHGLGRHRAVDDTPFGGGAGMVIRPDVVDAAFAASQAPSDVPRVYLTPRGRPLTQQDVRRYAAGSGVLLLCGRFEGVDERVLQAHGVEQVSIGDYILSGGETAALVLLDACVRLLPGVMGCEESGVEESFSEGLLEYPHYTRPAEWEGRAVPEILLSGNHAAIAAWRQKQAEEITRERRPDLWSAWLARKERNMAEAVGGAAQTDHFGV; the protein is encoded by the coding sequence ATGAACTGGCAGGCCACTGTGCTCACGCTGTTTCCTGAAATGTTTCCGGGCCCACTGGGGCTTTCCCTTGCAGGGCGAGCGCTGGAAAAAGGCTTGTGGACATGTCGGACAGAAGATCTGCGGCAGCATGGTCTGGGCCGGCATCGTGCAGTAGATGATACACCGTTTGGTGGTGGTGCTGGCATGGTTATCCGCCCAGATGTGGTGGATGCCGCTTTTGCTGCCTCTCAGGCACCATCAGATGTGCCGCGTGTGTATCTTACACCCCGCGGGCGCCCGTTAACGCAGCAGGATGTGCGGCGTTATGCGGCTGGTTCTGGGGTATTGTTGCTGTGTGGTCGGTTTGAAGGTGTGGACGAACGTGTGCTGCAAGCGCATGGCGTTGAGCAGGTATCTATCGGAGATTATATTCTCTCGGGTGGGGAAACTGCCGCACTGGTGTTGCTGGATGCGTGTGTGCGCCTGCTACCCGGCGTGATGGGGTGTGAGGAAAGTGGTGTAGAGGAAAGTTTTTCCGAAGGGCTGCTTGAATATCCGCACTATACCCGTCCTGCCGAGTGGGAAGGGCGCGCTGTGCCGGAAATCCTGCTTTCGGGCAATCATGCCGCCATCGCGGCCTGGAGGCAGAAGCAGGCAGAAGAAATAACGCGGGAAAGAAGGCCGGATCTGTGGTCTGCCTGGCTGGCTCGCAAGGAAAGAAACATGGCTGAAGCTGTGGGCGGGGCCGCACAGACAGACCATTTTGGGGTTTGA
- the rimM gene encoding ribosome maturation factor RimM (Essential for efficient processing of 16S rRNA): MCSNLILMGVVGKPHGVRGLVHVRTYAENPQTLEQSGALQDDKGRKWFLSWRGADSVAELRDANGTPLADRDAAQALVNTRLYVPRTALPEPEEEEFYHADLIGMEAFENGLSLGRVVMVHDYGAGASLELSDGSLVPFTQACVPQVHLEQRIITVVRPEEVSGEEGRGVGKRQKTEVQP, from the coding sequence ATGTGCTCAAACCTCATTCTGATGGGCGTTGTTGGTAAACCGCATGGTGTGCGCGGCCTTGTGCATGTGCGCACTTATGCGGAAAACCCACAAACGCTGGAGCAGTCTGGGGCATTGCAGGACGATAAGGGCCGTAAATGGTTCCTCAGTTGGCGTGGGGCGGATAGCGTGGCTGAATTGCGGGATGCCAATGGCACGCCGCTGGCTGATCGTGATGCCGCGCAGGCATTGGTGAACACTCGCCTGTATGTGCCGCGCACGGCTTTGCCTGAACCTGAGGAAGAAGAATTCTACCATGCTGATCTGATTGGCATGGAAGCATTTGAAAACGGTCTTTCTCTTGGTCGTGTTGTGATGGTGCATGATTATGGAGCTGGCGCCAGTCTGGAACTGAGTGATGGTTCCCTTGTTCCATTTACTCAGGCCTGTGTGCCGCAGGTTCATCTGGAACAACGGATAATCACTGTGGTGCGCCCCGAAGAGGTTTCGGGCGAAGAAGGACGCGGCGTTGGTAAACGGCAGAAAACAGAGGTACAGCCATGA
- the rpsP gene encoding 30S ribosomal protein S16: protein MSLKIRLARAGAKKRPYYHIVVADSRSPRDGRFIEKVGAYNPMLPSDHAERVRLTEERIKHWLSEGAQPTDRVARFLGNAGLTPKPAYREQPKKSAPKKKAQARAAEAAKAVEAAAA, encoded by the coding sequence ATGAGTCTTAAAATTCGTCTTGCCCGCGCAGGTGCCAAGAAGCGTCCGTACTACCACATCGTTGTGGCAGATAGCCGCAGCCCGCGTGATGGCCGTTTCATTGAAAAGGTTGGCGCTTACAATCCAATGCTGCCGTCTGATCACGCAGAACGCGTGCGTCTGACGGAAGAACGCATCAAGCATTGGCTGTCTGAAGGCGCTCAGCCAACAGATCGCGTGGCACGCTTCCTTGGTAACGCAGGTCTGACACCTAAGCCCGCTTATCGTGAACAGCCTAAAAAGTCTGCTCCGAAGAAGAAGGCACAGGCACGCGCTGCTGAAGCCGCTAAAGCTGTCGAAGCCGCTGCTGCCTAA
- the ffh gene encoding signal recognition particle protein, whose amino-acid sequence MFEALSGKLSGVFDGLAKQGALSEADVLEAMREVRLAMLDADVALPVVKDFVNKVKERAVGHEVLESISPGQAVAKIVNDALIDALGGAGAVPLNLNSTPPVPVLMVGLQGSGKTTTSGKLALRLKTRERKKVLLASLDTQRPAAQLQLAQLAEQVGVTSLPIVAGQTPVEIAKRALDTGRLEGYDVVILDTAGRLSIDEALMDEVRQIRDVTHPAETLLVVDAMTGQDAVNTAKAFNEAVGVTGVVMTRMDGDSRGGAALSMRAITGAPIKLIGTGEKLDGLDEFYPERVAGRILGLGDIAGLVEKAADTLDQEEGERLAQKMMAGKFDLDDYASQIRQINKLGSISGILGMLPGMGKVKEALGDKDLDTSILKKHLAIISSMTKAERKKPAIIKASRKKRIAAGSGSTVQDVNKLLKQFDMMSSMMKRFNKLGLKGLMRQGMSALMPKGMGGGGPPGGPGGNPFR is encoded by the coding sequence TTGTTCGAAGCTCTTTCAGGCAAGCTTTCCGGCGTTTTTGATGGCCTCGCTAAACAGGGAGCGCTGTCTGAAGCCGATGTTCTGGAGGCAATGCGGGAAGTCCGTTTGGCTATGCTGGACGCCGACGTTGCGCTGCCTGTTGTTAAAGACTTCGTTAACAAAGTTAAGGAACGTGCCGTTGGGCATGAAGTGCTGGAAAGCATTTCTCCCGGTCAGGCTGTCGCTAAAATCGTCAATGATGCACTTATTGATGCTCTTGGCGGTGCAGGGGCTGTTCCCCTTAATCTAAATTCCACCCCACCTGTTCCCGTTTTGATGGTTGGTTTGCAGGGGTCTGGTAAAACCACTACCTCTGGTAAGTTGGCCCTTCGCCTTAAAACGCGTGAACGTAAAAAGGTTCTGCTTGCTTCTCTGGATACGCAGCGCCCCGCAGCACAGTTGCAGCTTGCACAGTTAGCGGAGCAGGTTGGCGTTACGTCCCTGCCGATTGTGGCTGGGCAGACACCTGTAGAAATTGCCAAGCGTGCCCTCGATACAGGGCGGCTTGAAGGTTACGATGTCGTTATCCTCGATACCGCCGGTCGTCTTTCCATAGACGAAGCGTTGATGGACGAGGTGCGGCAGATTCGTGATGTCACACATCCGGCAGAAACCCTGCTGGTTGTAGATGCCATGACCGGGCAGGATGCCGTAAATACCGCCAAAGCCTTTAATGAGGCCGTGGGTGTAACCGGCGTTGTGATGACCCGGATGGATGGTGATTCCCGCGGTGGTGCAGCGCTTTCCATGCGTGCCATTACCGGTGCCCCCATCAAGCTGATTGGTACGGGTGAAAAGCTGGACGGGCTGGATGAGTTTTATCCAGAACGTGTGGCAGGCCGTATTCTTGGTTTGGGTGATATTGCCGGGCTTGTTGAGAAAGCCGCCGATACGCTTGATCAGGAAGAAGGTGAGCGCCTCGCCCAGAAGATGATGGCGGGCAAGTTCGATCTGGATGACTATGCATCCCAGATCCGCCAGATCAACAAACTGGGTTCTATTTCCGGTATTCTGGGTATGCTGCCGGGTATGGGTAAAGTTAAGGAAGCTTTGGGGGACAAGGATCTTGATACCTCGATCCTAAAAAAGCACCTTGCCATTATTTCTTCCATGACCAAGGCAGAGCGCAAAAAGCCTGCCATTATCAAGGCATCGCGCAAAAAGCGTATTGCTGCCGGGTCTGGATCTACAGTTCAGGATGTTAACAAGCTGCTCAAGCAGTTTGATATGATGTCCTCCATGATGAAGCGCTTCAACAAACTGGGCTTGAAAGGTCTCATGCGCCAGGGAATGTCCGCGCTCATGCCGAAAGGAATGGGAGGGGGAGGGCCGCCGGGTGGACCTGGTGGCAATCCTTTCCGCTAA
- a CDS encoding Spy/CpxP family protein refolding chaperone, which yields MKIKKTLLAAIVAAGVSVAGVSAHAEPGNGFNGNGFGPGIPGAGLNALDGIDLTKKQRKQIQTILQEAHRQDQAQDLRGDFDKIHRQIEDALTSPGPVDKDKVATLQQEMATLRAQRESQHLETASRIHDVLTTDQLAQIHARQVKIHDLLDQLHAVEHPTPAADADKSGK from the coding sequence ATGAAAATCAAAAAGACCCTTCTGGCAGCAATTGTGGCTGCAGGTGTTTCTGTTGCAGGCGTAAGCGCGCATGCAGAACCGGGTAACGGATTTAATGGAAATGGCTTTGGCCCCGGCATTCCGGGTGCAGGGCTGAATGCTCTGGATGGCATTGATCTCACCAAAAAGCAGCGCAAGCAGATCCAGACCATTCTGCAGGAAGCACACCGTCAGGATCAGGCTCAGGATCTCCGTGGTGATTTCGACAAAATCCACCGCCAGATTGAAGATGCTCTGACATCCCCCGGCCCGGTGGATAAAGACAAGGTTGCAACGCTGCAGCAGGAAATGGCTACCCTGCGCGCCCAGCGTGAATCTCAGCATCTGGAAACAGCTTCCCGTATCCATGATGTGCTGACAACTGATCAGCTGGCCCAGATTCATGCGCGTCAGGTTAAGATTCATGATCTGCTGGATCAGCTTCATGCTGTTGAGCATCCGACCCCGGCGGCTGATGCAGACAAATCTGGCAAGTAA
- a CDS encoding ATP12 family chaperone protein yields MKMASTEHNVSGNAPVGRKRFWKQANVVPEEQGFAVQLDGRSIRLPRKTPLCVKSRALADALAAEWQAAGQNADGRFSPADLPLTGIAGSMIERIPAEREGVLRSLLAYAGSDLLCYREPGEGKLAQAQRKEWDPWLEWLHKQYEVTLHTSSGVMPIVQPEESLQKLYNAMEKLNPAELAVLAVSVPALGSLVLGLALVNGAGSVDELVASATLDERMQMAVWGEDTEITDRIAGIQREVADAARFLELAGKPTA; encoded by the coding sequence ATGAAAATGGCATCTACCGAACATAATGTTTCAGGCAATGCGCCTGTTGGCCGCAAACGGTTCTGGAAGCAGGCAAACGTTGTGCCGGAAGAGCAGGGGTTTGCCGTGCAGCTTGATGGGCGCAGCATTCGTTTGCCACGTAAGACTCCGTTATGTGTGAAATCTCGCGCATTGGCGGATGCGCTAGCGGCAGAATGGCAGGCTGCTGGGCAAAATGCAGATGGTCGTTTTTCACCTGCTGATTTGCCACTTACAGGCATTGCGGGCTCCATGATCGAGCGTATTCCTGCAGAGCGGGAAGGGGTTTTGCGTAGCCTTCTGGCTTATGCGGGCAGTGATCTGCTGTGCTATCGGGAGCCGGGGGAAGGCAAGCTGGCACAGGCCCAACGTAAGGAATGGGATCCGTGGCTGGAGTGGCTGCATAAGCAATATGAAGTCACTCTGCACACATCATCTGGTGTGATGCCGATTGTGCAGCCCGAAGAGTCTTTACAGAAGCTCTACAATGCCATGGAAAAGCTGAACCCAGCGGAATTGGCCGTGCTTGCTGTTTCCGTGCCAGCATTGGGGAGCCTTGTATTGGGTTTGGCGCTGGTAAATGGTGCTGGTTCGGTAGATGAGCTGGTAGCTAGTGCAACGCTGGATGAACGTATGCAGATGGCTGTGTGGGGTGAGGATACGGAAATAACGGACCGTATTGCCGGTATACAGCGGGAAGTGGCCGATGCAGCCCGTTTTCTGGAATTGGCAGGCAAGCCTACGGCCTGA
- a CDS encoding AsmA family protein yields the protein MRLKWKIGLLAGAAVLALGGAMIVSATQDADWLKTRLADAVESSTGRHLTIGQLHVWILPFPWVEAKDVKLSSVAEDGVNMLDIGQVRARLALLPLFSHRIAFEDVSLISPQMQLRRLADGRADWHFTPQERQSSSGSSSSSSGKMHWNLTVSDLSLTQAQVAWHDAVHHRSGAFQVAEGKVKGLSGNAPDFDIKLRKGVGQLALTGQTGPLLPMSAQLPMQLRISLTVNGHPAGMAHIDGSITDPQGQKVYALQIGGSVAQLRDLNVFFPHANLPDGRNVSVDMAVGGQGAQPAPQSLHVRAENVDVGAWLPQAALTRVVIDTAGPTDPVTAQIDGQVGAQVLSLRGTVGTMQQLAAPEHVAQQIVPVDLTLTQGESSIHGTGTLSAGASALDVHGQLAHVVPGGDLPAANDLKVDGHIDIADTASIVRHHAAPDVLRSARGAMDIQAQSVNWQGVTWAHVSTHATLQNSRLTLEPVQAEGNGFQQAGRLVYDVAGALPQIELAAHPVFLPLPVVERWLGLSSSLSGKVQLVGAVSTQGETPEERRNNLDGHLGVSVVDGSVSGAAIRTLLGPQVPVKGKMPVRCFGSHMQFAQGNANIDMLGLETPFLVLHGHGTVGLGSQTLDMHLSPRVLLGGASASSDVAVTGTVSDPKPRMDPAYEGRYGISIGGNDGEGDNCPSMLSAAREGVAGPDAPQKKAGKEGKVMNMLRGLGLFQ from the coding sequence ATGCGTCTGAAATGGAAAATCGGCCTGCTGGCGGGGGCCGCTGTTCTGGCGCTGGGCGGTGCCATGATTGTATCTGCCACGCAGGATGCAGACTGGCTTAAAACACGGTTGGCCGATGCAGTGGAAAGCAGCACAGGCCGCCACCTGACCATCGGCCAGTTGCATGTGTGGATTCTGCCTTTTCCGTGGGTGGAAGCAAAGGATGTAAAACTTTCCAGCGTGGCGGAAGATGGCGTGAACATGCTGGATATCGGGCAAGTGCGTGCCCGACTGGCATTGTTGCCACTGTTTTCTCATCGCATTGCGTTTGAAGATGTCAGCCTTATCAGCCCGCAGATGCAGTTGCGACGGCTGGCAGATGGGCGGGCAGACTGGCACTTCACACCGCAGGAGCGCCAGAGCAGTAGTGGCTCTTCGTCTTCCAGCTCCGGTAAAATGCACTGGAATCTGACGGTTTCAGATCTATCACTCACGCAGGCACAGGTTGCTTGGCATGATGCAGTGCATCATCGTTCTGGCGCGTTTCAGGTTGCCGAGGGTAAGGTTAAGGGGCTTTCAGGTAACGCACCTGACTTTGACATAAAGCTGCGTAAAGGAGTTGGGCAGTTAGCGCTTACAGGGCAAACAGGGCCTTTGTTGCCAATGTCTGCCCAGTTGCCAATGCAGCTGAGAATTTCCCTTACCGTTAATGGTCATCCTGCCGGGATGGCGCATATAGATGGGTCCATCACAGATCCGCAGGGCCAAAAAGTCTATGCGTTGCAGATTGGTGGTTCTGTTGCGCAACTGCGTGATCTGAATGTCTTTTTCCCACATGCAAATTTACCTGATGGCCGGAACGTATCTGTAGATATGGCTGTTGGCGGGCAAGGTGCGCAGCCTGCGCCGCAAAGCCTGCACGTGCGTGCTGAAAATGTGGATGTAGGTGCATGGCTGCCACAGGCCGCATTAACTCGGGTGGTAATAGATACGGCTGGCCCCACAGACCCTGTAACGGCTCAGATTGATGGTCAGGTTGGTGCGCAGGTATTGAGCCTGCGTGGCACGGTAGGAACAATGCAGCAGTTGGCTGCGCCCGAACACGTTGCGCAGCAGATTGTGCCGGTGGATTTAACGCTCACGCAGGGTGAATCCAGCATACACGGCACAGGCACCTTAAGCGCTGGAGCTTCTGCACTGGATGTGCACGGTCAGCTTGCACACGTAGTGCCGGGTGGTGATCTGCCCGCGGCCAATGATCTCAAAGTGGATGGTCACATAGATATTGCCGATACGGCATCTATTGTAAGGCATCACGCTGCGCCAGATGTGCTGCGTAGCGCACGAGGTGCCATGGATATACAGGCACAGAGCGTAAACTGGCAGGGCGTGACATGGGCGCATGTTAGCACGCATGCCACATTGCAAAACAGCAGGCTGACACTTGAGCCCGTGCAGGCAGAAGGCAATGGTTTCCAGCAGGCCGGACGCTTGGTGTATGACGTGGCAGGCGCCTTGCCTCAGATTGAATTGGCAGCGCATCCTGTCTTTTTGCCATTGCCTGTTGTTGAGCGCTGGCTTGGCCTTTCTTCATCTCTTTCTGGTAAAGTGCAGCTTGTGGGCGCGGTTTCCACGCAAGGGGAAACACCAGAAGAACGACGCAACAACCTGGACGGGCATCTTGGGGTTTCGGTTGTGGATGGCAGCGTAAGTGGTGCTGCTATTCGCACGCTTTTGGGGCCGCAGGTGCCTGTTAAAGGCAAAATGCCCGTAAGGTGCTTTGGCAGCCATATGCAGTTTGCGCAGGGTAACGCCAATATTGATATGCTGGGGCTGGAAACACCGTTTCTGGTTCTGCATGGGCACGGCACTGTGGGGCTGGGCTCTCAGACGCTGGATATGCATCTGTCTCCTCGCGTGTTGTTGGGTGGAGCTTCGGCTTCTTCCGATGTTGCGGTTACAGGCACAGTGTCAGACCCTAAGCCGCGTATGGACCCGGCCTATGAAGGCCGATACGGCATAAGCATTGGCGGAAATGATGGAGAGGGAGATAACTGCCCCTCCATGCTTTCTGCCGCGCGTGAGGGCGTGGCGGGGCCAGATGCACCGCAGAAAAAAGCGGGTAAGGAAGGAAAGGTCATGAACATGTTGCGTGGCTTGGGGCTGTTCCAATGA
- a CDS encoding RluA family pseudouridine synthase, with translation MSVVNRTVSEDEAGIRLDRYFRRHYPHLTQGALQKLCRTGQIRVEGKRVEASTRLESGQTVRVPPIPMAAKPARDVLRPLDEKLAREIRKMVVYQDKHVIVLNKPAGLAVQGGPGITKHIDMMLDGLREEDDPRPRLVHRIDKDTSGLLLLARTPGVAAKLAASFRGRDVKKIYWAVVVGRPDPLSGEIDQPLARLGAGPGSITVAADRKDADAQSARSVYEVLDSAARKFSWLELSPLTGRTHQLRVHCESLSTPILGDPKYGGAATHPSGFTDRLHLHARTLDMPHPAGGRLTVSAELPPHMRETFRTLGFVPGTTPPPLRRGGQG, from the coding sequence ATGAGTGTTGTCAATCGTACCGTAAGCGAAGACGAAGCTGGTATTCGTCTGGATCGCTATTTTCGCCGCCATTACCCGCATCTTACGCAGGGGGCTCTCCAAAAACTGTGCCGCACGGGCCAGATTCGTGTTGAAGGCAAAAGGGTAGAAGCCTCCACCCGGTTGGAGTCGGGGCAAACGGTGCGTGTACCCCCCATACCCATGGCCGCCAAGCCTGCGCGTGATGTGCTCCGCCCGCTGGATGAAAAACTGGCGCGCGAAATCCGCAAGATGGTGGTGTATCAGGACAAGCACGTTATTGTTCTCAACAAGCCCGCAGGGCTTGCTGTGCAGGGTGGCCCCGGCATTACCAAGCATATTGATATGATGCTGGATGGCCTGCGTGAGGAGGACGACCCGCGCCCGCGGCTGGTGCACCGGATTGATAAAGATACCTCCGGCTTGCTGCTGTTGGCGCGCACCCCCGGTGTGGCGGCCAAGCTTGCGGCCTCTTTCCGTGGTCGAGACGTAAAAAAAATTTACTGGGCTGTTGTAGTCGGGCGGCCTGATCCCCTTTCGGGCGAGATAGATCAGCCATTGGCCCGTTTGGGGGCTGGTCCCGGTTCCATAACCGTGGCGGCTGACCGTAAGGATGCCGATGCGCAATCTGCACGTTCTGTTTACGAAGTGCTGGATTCGGCTGCGCGTAAGTTCTCTTGGCTGGAGCTTTCACCGCTTACCGGGCGTACGCATCAGCTCCGTGTGCATTGCGAATCTTTAAGCACACCTATTTTGGGTGATCCCAAATATGGTGGGGCGGCAACACATCCTTCTGGCTTTACAGATAGGCTGCATCTGCATGCCCGTACGCTGGATATGCCGCACCCAGCAGGTGGTCGCTTAACCGTCAGTGCCGAATTGCCGCCTCATATGCGTGAAACCTTCCGAACTCTTGGGTTTGTGCCGGGCACTACCCCGCCACCCTTACGCCGTGGTGGCCAAGGATAA
- a CDS encoding replication-associated recombination protein A: protein MAAEREPPIMGDDLFGLPPEQPQGRNADARKKPAPMQPLADRLRPQRLEDVVGQAHLLGPEGALTRMLERGSLASLILWGGPGVGKTTIARLLAQAAGLKFVQLSAVFSGVADLKKAFENARRQAEVGGGTLLFVDEIHRFNRAQQDGFLPVVEDGTVVLVGATTENPSFALNSALLSRCQVMVLNRLDDPACEALLVRAEEETGRPLPLTEDGRVTLRAMADGDGRYLLNMVEQLLSLKTEKPLDAQALSRLLAKRAILYDRDREEHYNLISALHKSMRGSDPDAALYWFARMLEGGEDPRYLARRMTRFAAEDVGMADPHALPLAVAAWETYERLGSPEGELALAQLVVHLATAPKSNAVYKAYGAARRAAKATGSLIPPAHILNAPTKLMQDIGYGKGYQYDHDAEEGFSGQNYFPDGMKRQNFYNPTGRGYEREVRHRLETWSRLRDRR, encoded by the coding sequence ATGGCCGCAGAGCGTGAACCCCCGATAATGGGTGATGATCTTTTTGGGCTTCCTCCCGAGCAGCCGCAGGGAAGAAATGCGGACGCACGTAAAAAGCCAGCGCCCATGCAGCCGTTGGCAGACCGTTTGCGCCCGCAGCGGTTGGAAGATGTGGTAGGGCAGGCGCATCTGCTGGGGCCAGAGGGTGCGCTCACACGCATGCTGGAACGTGGTTCTCTTGCCAGTTTAATTCTGTGGGGAGGGCCGGGTGTTGGTAAAACCACTATCGCCCGCCTTTTGGCGCAGGCTGCCGGGCTAAAGTTTGTGCAGCTTTCTGCTGTGTTTTCTGGCGTGGCGGATCTGAAAAAAGCCTTCGAGAACGCGCGCAGGCAGGCGGAAGTGGGTGGCGGCACGCTGCTGTTTGTAGATGAAATCCATCGCTTCAACCGCGCGCAGCAGGATGGCTTTTTGCCGGTTGTAGAAGATGGCACTGTTGTGCTGGTTGGTGCCACAACCGAGAATCCTTCTTTTGCGCTCAACTCGGCTTTGCTTTCACGCTGTCAGGTTATGGTTCTCAACCGGTTGGATGACCCAGCTTGTGAAGCGCTTCTGGTAAGGGCGGAGGAAGAAACCGGCAGGCCCTTACCACTGACGGAAGATGGACGTGTGACCCTTCGCGCCATGGCAGATGGTGATGGTCGCTATCTGCTGAACATGGTGGAGCAGCTTTTAAGCCTGAAAACAGAAAAGCCACTGGATGCGCAGGCTCTTTCCCGCCTGTTGGCAAAACGCGCCATTTTGTATGATCGCGATAGGGAAGAGCATTACAACCTGATTTCAGCTCTGCATAAATCCATGCGCGGATCAGACCCGGATGCCGCCCTTTACTGGTTTGCCCGTATGCTGGAAGGTGGGGAAGATCCACGTTATCTGGCCCGCCGTATGACACGCTTTGCCGCAGAAGATGTTGGTATGGCAGACCCGCACGCCCTGCCATTGGCCGTGGCCGCGTGGGAAACATATGAGCGTTTGGGTTCGCCGGAGGGCGAGTTGGCCTTGGCACAACTGGTGGTGCATCTGGCTACCGCCCCAAAATCCAACGCGGTTTATAAAGCCTATGGCGCAGCCCGCCGCGCTGCCAAAGCTACAGGCAGCCTGATTCCACCAGCACATATTCTAAACGCCCCCACCAAGCTGATGCAGGATATCGGTTACGGTAAGGGCTACCAGTATGATCATGATGCGGAAGAAGGCTTTTCTGGGCAGAATTATTTTCCCGACGGCATGAAGCGGCAGAACTTCTATAATCCAACGGGCAGAGGCTATGAACGGGAGGTTCGTCACAGGCTAGAAACATGGTCCCGCTTGCGGGATCGGCGTTAG
- a CDS encoding LolA family protein, translated as MLQMKETTFMKSIFRAVLPAAMGLVLAGSQAYAQDDAGETPIPVASSSAPAAVALSASDKVWLKRIEQALNQSKTFQARIQQLDAEGKRTTGTVWMKRPGQMRLAYDPPSPLLLVANGGKVVFRDNQLDQTTVIPIERTPLGLLLRPHVSLTDDVTVTGFQHDNGLVQVTLVRTSSPGDGSLTLVFYETPVALRSWSVLDAQGRETRVTLFDVHAGADIPASTFVLPAEDN; from the coding sequence ATGCTTCAGATGAAAGAAACCACGTTCATGAAATCCATTTTCCGGGCTGTTCTTCCAGCGGCTATGGGGTTGGTTCTGGCTGGCAGCCAGGCTTATGCACAGGACGATGCCGGTGAAACGCCTATTCCCGTGGCATCTTCTTCCGCACCGGCTGCTGTGGCGCTTTCTGCATCCGATAAAGTATGGCTGAAGCGGATTGAGCAGGCGCTTAACCAGTCCAAAACCTTTCAGGCCCGTATTCAGCAGCTTGACGCAGAAGGAAAGCGCACAACTGGCACCGTGTGGATGAAGCGCCCCGGCCAGATGCGTCTGGCGTATGATCCGCCTTCACCGCTGCTTTTGGTAGCCAACGGAGGCAAGGTTGTGTTCCGGGATAATCAGCTAGACCAAACCACGGTTATTCCTATTGAGCGCACGCCGTTGGGCCTTTTGCTGCGTCCCCATGTTAGTCTGACAGATGATGTAACAGTTACGGGTTTTCAGCATGATAACGGGTTGGTGCAGGTCACACTTGTGCGCACATCCTCCCCCGGTGATGGCAGCCTGACACTGGTTTTTTATGAAACACCAGTTGCTCTGCGGTCATGGAGTGTGCTGGACGCGCAGGGGCGCGAAACCCGCGTAACCTTGTTTGATGTGCATGCGGGCGCAGACATTCCGGCAAGCACTTTCGTCCTGCCTGCCGAGGACAACTAA
- the ubiA gene encoding 4-hydroxybenzoate octaprenyltransferase — MSVSSSHTDIRITGWIDHLPPALQAYALLARLDRPIGTWLLWLPGIWGILLPQGVATSERIRLIVLFGIGSLVMRAAGCVVNDMWDRDIDRQVARTAGRPLASGALSMKQATLFLVLLLLAGLAVLVQLNSLSWVLGVSSLLLVALYPLAKRFTWWPQLVMGFTFGFGAPMGYAAAAGHLSWAQAALYAATIVWQLGFDTIYGFQDMEDDARIGVKSTSRLMVGRARGFIGTCYGLMLVLLAVAAVFAGAGPLFWVALVLPAILLWQQARKVDPTSPALCLAQFRANREIGLAVALALVAGLIAV, encoded by the coding sequence GTGTCAGTTTCTTCCAGCCATACAGATATCCGCATTACAGGGTGGATTGACCATCTGCCTCCGGCATTGCAGGCCTATGCTTTGCTTGCGCGGTTAGATAGGCCCATAGGCACGTGGCTTTTATGGCTGCCGGGCATATGGGGTATTTTGCTGCCTCAAGGAGTTGCTACTTCAGAGCGTATTCGGCTGATTGTGCTGTTTGGTATTGGTAGCCTTGTTATGCGTGCCGCAGGCTGCGTTGTGAATGATATGTGGGACAGGGACATAGACCGGCAGGTGGCGCGCACGGCTGGGCGGCCACTAGCATCTGGCGCGTTAAGCATGAAGCAGGCCACACTGTTTTTGGTGCTGCTTCTGCTAGCTGGCTTGGCTGTTCTGGTGCAGTTAAATAGCCTTTCATGGGTTTTGGGTGTGTCATCCCTGCTGTTGGTGGCGCTTTACCCATTGGCCAAGCGGTTTACATGGTGGCCCCAGCTTGTCATGGGGTTTACCTTCGGGTTTGGCGCGCCCATGGGGTATGCGGCGGCTGCCGGACATTTATCTTGGGCGCAGGCGGCTTTGTATGCGGCAACCATTGTATGGCAACTGGGGTTTGATACCATTTACGGCTTTCAGGATATGGAAGATGATGCCCGTATTGGTGTGAAATCCACATCTCGCCTTATGGTGGGGCGGGCGCGTGGGTTTATTGGCACCTGTTACGGGCTGATGCTTGTTTTGCTGGCTGTGGCGGCTGTTTTTGCAGGTGCTGGCCCGTTGTTCTGGGTGGCTTTGGTGTTGCCTGCCATATTGTTGTGGCAGCAGGCTCGTAAGGTAGACCCCACAAGCCCCGCTTTGTGTCTGGCCCAATTTCGGGCTAATCGAGAAATTGGCTTGGCCGTAGCGCTGGCGCTGGTTGCCGGGTTGATAGCTGTATAA